From a single Nicotiana tabacum cultivar K326 chromosome 8, ASM71507v2, whole genome shotgun sequence genomic region:
- the LOC107782719 gene encoding uncharacterized protein LOC107782719, translating to MQTESALSVIGPRPIELSAVPPSFPQGLGPNGKPRTSSLESPIMLLAGHQSAVYTMKFNPAGTTIASGSHDKEIFLWDVHGDCKNFMVLKGHKNAVLDVQWTTDGSTIVSASPDKTVRAWDVETGKQIKKMAEHSSFVNSCCPARRGPPLIVSGSDDGTAKLWDMRQRGAIQTFPDKFQITAVSFSDASDKIYSGGIDNDVKVWDLRRCEVTMTLQGHQDTITGMQLSPDGSYLLTNAMDCTLRIWDMRPYAPQNRCVKILEGHQHNFEKNLLKCSWSSDGSKVTAGSSDRMVYIWDTTSRRILYKLPGHTGSVNECVFHPNEPIVGSCSSDKQIYLGEI from the coding sequence ATGCAAACTGAAAGTGCTTTGTCAGTTATTGGACCAAGGCCGATTGAGTTGTCTGCTGTGCCTCCTAGCTTTCCTCAAGGGCTTGGACCAAATGGAAAACCACGGACATCAAGCTTGGAGTCACCAATTATGTTGCTTGCCGGACATCAAAGTGCTGTGTATACCATGAAGTTCAATCCAGCAGGAACAACCATTGCATCTGGTTCACATGATAAAGAAATCTTTCTTTGGGATGTACACGGCGATTGCAAGAATTTTATGGTCTTGAAAGGGCACAAAAATGCAGTTCTTGATGTTCAATGGACTACTGATGGATCAACAATAGTATCAGCCAGCCCCGATAAGACTGTTAGGGCGTGGGATGTAGAAACAGGCAAACAGATTAAAAAAATGGCTGAACATTCCTCATTTGTGAATTCATGCTGCCCAGCTCGGAGGGGCCCTCCACTTATTGTCAGTGGATCTGATGATGGCACTGCTAAACTTTGGGATATGCGCCAAAGAGGAGCCATACAAACATTTCCAGACAAATTTCAAATTACTGCCGTCAGTTTCTCTGATGCCTCCGATAAAATCTACTCGGGTGGTATTGACAATGATGTGAAAGTGTGGGATCTGCGAAGGTGTGAAGTAACTATGACCCTTCAGGGCCATCAGGATACTATAACTGGTATGCAGCTGAGTCCTGATGGGTCTTATCTTCTTACTAATGCCATGGACTGCACACTTCGCATATGGGACATGCGTCCGTATGCCCCCCAAAATCGCTGTGTTAAGATCTTGGAAGGCCACCAACACAATTTTGAAAAGAACCTGCTGAAATGTAGCTGGTCATCTGATGGAAGTAAGGTAACAGCTGGGAGTTCTGATCGCATGGTTTATATCTGGGATACGACATCTAGGCGCATTCTGTATAAGCTCCCTGGACACACCGGATCTGTTAATGAATGTGTTTTTCATCCTAATGAACCAATTGTGGGATCTTGCAGTAGTGATAAACAGATCTATCTTGGTGAGATTTGA